The following nucleotide sequence is from Candidatus Fusobacterium pullicola.
AAAGTTATTACATTTTGTAACTCACTTGGAATAATTATCTTAGTTGCTTGTCCATCAGCTACCTTAGTAAAAGCTTCCATTCCCTTTAATGCAAGTACAGAACTATCTGCCCCAGCCTCTTTTAATAATCTGATTGCTTCAGCTTCAGCCTTTTGTATTTTAAGTATTGCTTCTGCCTTACCTTCTGCTTCTCTAATTTCAGCCTCTTTTTTAGCTTCAGCTCTTAATATAGCCGCCTCTTTTTCTCCTTCTGCCACTAAAATTGAAGATTTCTTTTGTCCTTCAGCTCTTAATATAGCTTCTCTTCTTTCTCTTTCAGCTTTCATCTGTTTTTCCATAGCATCCTGTATCTCTGCAGGTGGAATTATATTTTTTAACTCTACTCTATTTATCTTTATTCCCCATGGATCTGTTGCCTCATCTAATATAGCTCTCATCTTAGTATTAATAGTATCTCTAGAAGTCAAAGTATGATCTAATTCCATCTCCCCAATGATATTTCTTAAAGTAGTAGCTGTTAAATTCTCAATAGCACTTAAAGGATTTTCTACTCCATATGTGTATAATTTAGGATCTGTTATTTGAAAATATATTACAGAATCAATCTGCATAGTTACATTATCCTTTGTAATCACAGGTTGTGGTGGAAAATCTAAAACTTGCTCTTTTAAAGAGACTTTTTTTA
It contains:
- a CDS encoding SPFH/Band 7/PHB domain protein, producing MFFIFLLILIVIILLATHVRIVSQSQAFVIERLGGYLTTWDVGLNILIPFIDRIVKKVSLKEQVLDFPPQPVITKDNVTMQIDSVIYFQITDPKLYTYGVENPLSAIENLTATTLRNIIGEMELDHTLTSRDTINTKMRAILDEATDPWGIKINRVELKNIIPPAEIQDAMEKQMKAERERREAILRAEGQKKSSILVAEGEKEAAILRAEAKKEAEIREAEGKAEAILKIQKAEAEAIRLLKEAGADSSVLALKGMEAFTKVADGQATKIIIPSELQNVITLSELFHESSKK